The Ciona intestinalis unplaced genomic scaffold, KH HT000351.1, whole genome shotgun sequence DNA window GACATGGTTCAACAAAAAAAGGTGAAACTTTGTCTTTTACCCCGCAAGTACGAAGTTTAATCtatttcattgtttattaccaGCATATGTGTCCAACTTCTCATCCCAACAGTATTCGTTAAAATCGCATTTTCCAGAGTCCTGTTTATATACGCACTCTGGCATTTTCGCCAATACCCAGTCAGGTTCGCAAATATAGCAAGAAAAACTCGACGGCCCGTCGCACAAATGTGATTTCCTTATTGGCCcgcgataaaataagtttgggaACCCCCGCTGTAAATATGGGACCTACTGTATGGGACCTAGTGTATGGGACCTACTATATGGGACCCACTGTATGGGACCTACTGTATAGAAACCATGGTAACCATTCATTTGATTATAGAAACAAACAAAGGGGATTCTTATTcgattaaacaaagaatttaaacGACAAATCCACGATTCACTTACACAATGGAATATACGTAACGATGGAGGCCCACAACATGGGTTAGTTGCGGCGGATCTTAAGTATTATGAACTGTCAATCAAGGTGATATTGTCATTcatggaaataatataaatttaattaagtttCTATTTAGGGGCTTCCTGGGATCGAAAATGTCGAACTTTTACTTCAAACTGTGTGGGACGCCGTCTAGTGGTCATTGTgcaatatttcaataaattataacctCGTGCTccctgtcgagttatacacctcgtgctcgctgttgagttatacacctcgtgctcgctgttgagttatacaccccgtgctcgctgtcgagttatacacctcgtgctcgctgtcgagttatacacctcgtgctcgctgttgagttatacacctcgtgctcgctgtcgagttatacacctcgtgctcgctgtcgagttatacacctcgtgctcgctgtcgagttatacacctcgtgctcgctgttgagttatacacctcgtgctcgctgttgagttatacacctcgtgctcgctgttgagttatacaccccgtgctcgctgtcgagttatacacctcgtgcccgctgttgagttatacacctcatgctcgctgtcgagttatacacctcgtgctcgctgtcgagttatacaccccgtgctcgctgtcgagttatacacctcatgctcgctgtcgagttgtacacctcatgctcgctgttgagttatacacctcatgctcgctgtcgagttatacacctcgtgctcgctgtcgagttatacaccccgtgctcgctgtcgagttatacacctcgtgctcgctgtcgagttatacaccccgtgctcgctgttgagttatacacctcgtgctcgctgtcgagttatacacctcgtgctcgctgtcgagttatacaccccgtgctcgctgtcgagttatacacctcgtgcccgctgttgagttatacacctcatgctcgctgtcgagttatacacctcgtgctcgctgtcgagttatacaccccgtgctcgctgtcgagttatacacctcatgctcgctgtcgagttgtacacctcatgctcgctgttgagttatacACCTCNNNNNNNNNNNNNNNNNNNNNNNNNNNNNNNNNNNNNNNNNNNNNNNNNNctgtcgagttatacacctcgtgctcgctgtcgagttatacacctcgtgctcgctgtccagttatacacctcgtgctcgctgttgagttatacacctcgtgctcgctgtcgagttatacacctcgtgctcgctgtcgagttatacacctcgtgctcgctgtcgagttatacacctcgtgctcactgtcgagttatacacctcgagctcgctgtcgagttatacaccccgtgctcgctgtcgagttatacacctcgtgcccactgtcgagtttTACAGCTTATCCCACTGTAGTGTTATGACATGGTTAGTCTTTTATACACAAGTTACcagattatatatatttattttcgaAAGCTTGACTTATACATTTATGTTAAGACTTCCGCAAAATTGACGATGACCTTTGTCGCCACCCAACGTTAAACGCGGTTTATTGGGTCACAAAGTATTAATTATACGTCACAATTATCTGCAACAACCGCTCTTTTCGTCGTCGTCCTTATTTAGTTCCAGAGCTTCAGGGTCGGGAAGGTTACGTGAATAACTCCGTTCGTTGTCTAATATTTTATCGATGAGATATTTTGCAGCTTCGTCGATGTTAATATTGGCTTTGGCTGAAGTTTCGAACCAAGCCACGAACCCTTTCTCGTCGCAATAATTATCCATCTGCTGTTTATTGCTTAATAATCCACCTCGCATTTGGTCGATCTTGTTACCAAGTAAAACTGTTGGGATATTTCTTCCATCGGGTAAAGTAACCTAACACATAAATATGTTACCACACGAAATCAAACCATTGCACCTCCAACCTTGTTATCCAAATCGTTCTTCCATTTATTGACAGCCTCGAATGTAGAAGCTCTGGTCGCGTCAAACACGATGAACGCACCGACTGCTTCACGGTAATACACACGCGTCATGTTACCGAAGCGTTCTTGTCCTtgtatttaatgttaattaaTCTTAGCCAACCTTTACGCACCGTATACTTACCAGCAATATCCCATAACTGCAACCTTATCAAAGTTTCTCCATCCCAATGCACAACCTTCAACGCAAAGTCGACACCAATCGTCGCTCGGTAATGTTGTGAAAATATCTGATGGACATATCTTTTAATGACGCTCGTCTTCCCAACACCTAACTCGCCGATCACAAGAACCTGTacaatatgatgtcataacatgCTCACGTCATgaataatgacgtcaccttGAATAAATATTCCTTTCTTTGTTCGGTCATTGTTGCGATTATTCCACAAATATATCGATGCAGTCGTTGCAGTCGCGACAACAAAGTGTTTGTTTATCCATGCAACAAACTCCCTTTATTTGTTCATAAAGTcacgtgtgacgtcataattaaatattaactaaaCCTCGTGaccgtattatgacgtcaggtTATTAAAGAGTTGTAATATTAATTGGATTAGTTGTCACGCGTTGATTGCCACGTGGTAAACAGCAGATGGATAATTATTGCGACGAGAAAGGGTTCGTGGCTTGGTTCGAAACTTCAGCCAAAGCCAATATTAACATCGACGAAGCTGCAAAATATCTCATCGATAAAATATTAGACAACGAACGGAGTTATTCACGTAACCTTCCCGACCCTGAAGCTCTGGAACTAAATAAAGACGACGACGAAAAGAGCGGTTGTTGCAGATAATTGTGACGTATAATTAATACTTAGTGACGTATAAATCCCCGCGTTGTTCACATTTTCTTAGATTGGTAAAATATGAACCGAACGTTATAACGCGATGGACTTAAGCGATGTTTCGCTTGTGTAAGGCGTCTGGCCGGTTAGCTCAGTTGGTTAGAGCGTCGTGCTAATAACGCGAATGTCGCGGGTTCGATCCCCGTACTGGCCACTTCTGCCTCGATAGCTCAGTTGGGAGAGCGTTAGACTGAAGATCTAAAGGTCCCTGGTTCAATCCCGGGTCGGGGCAGTTTTTGTTGcgacaactttattttaaacatcttTTGTGATTAACTGAGTAATTGCCACGCGTATTTTCGTTGATGCTTTATTCAACGACGGCCATCTCGCCAGGACGAACTTCGTCTTAAATCGTGGTTTGACGTCCAGGCTGCTGCAGCGGTTATTATTCCCCCCAGTAAATATACCGCCATCCCGTGGTAGACCATGGCCACTGTGACGTAGGGTGTGTCACGGACTAGTGATTCCGTGGTCAAGATAGTTCCAAGCGAAAGAAATCCTCCAACAACGCGGATGAATATAAAAGATATTCGATGAACTCCAGATAACATTGTTTCAATGGCTGGAAGACAAAatgttaacaaaaataatcgcccaatattttaacttacccCCTCTATCGGTCTTTATTGCGTCATGTTCCCTCCGCCACGCATGAGCGCCCAACGAAGCTGCTACGTCATTGTTGTTTCCCACGCTACCCGGAAGCCACGATCGTTGTTTCAAGCGGTCGTTGTTGAAAGTGGATATTCTGTACAACTTCAACATCGATTTGAACAAACCCGGTACTTCATGCACCATCAAGTTCATTGTTATAAGGCCGCATATACCAGATGGCTTTGACAGCAAGTGATTTGCCAGAGCTTTACGTTGGGTGTGGGAAGGGGAATTCCATGATGACGTAGGGTGAAGGTCCATCAGCAGGGGAACCACCGAGTTTCGCCAACTTGACATTTCCTTGGAAACCGCGCGAAAACCGAGGGCGACGATGATGGCGGACAAAACGTTTTGGAGCAAGCGAAGGGTGGACGATTCATTTCCCCCAACGCCACCATGCGGATGAGAATGGTTGGACTCTGCGGCAAAAACATCTTTAACATTCCAGTATGACTCGTACAAATAGAAACCAAACGATATTAGATAAAGAAAAGCGTGAGACTCTACGTCGTCTTGTTGTGTCGCCAACAAATATAACGCCCACAGAGTTATAATTGTTGAATGGGAGAAATCCAAGAGAGCCCTGACCGACTGTACCATGCGAAGTCTGCATGGTCCTACTATCTTCGCACCTTTCTGATCACAACACCCTGACATATGACCAGTCACTGTAATATGGCTGAGACTGAACATAAAGAATGCATGCATGATGGTCCATACACCAAGCACAAGAACCGTCtgcaatatattttgctgCCACAAGCATATTAACAGAATCATATTCCACCTAACATAAtaacttacaaataaaatttaaatttcaagtTTCTAATGTTACTATTGTACCATTGATGACGCAACAATcccatttttttgtgttaaaccaacaaatttaaataaaaaaagtgacGTATACGCAATGACGTAACCACCGTACTCAACCGTAGACCACGTGGTCGCGTCCGCCaataataatgacgtcataatatcaaTTCTCCTCGCGCTCATGTTAAGGAGAATAAAGACAAACCTAAATCTTCCAAGTTTATAAGAATTAACatttattgaatatatttcGACACAAATCTACGGTTTATTTGAATTGCTTGTTTAACTAACATTTAA harbors:
- the LOC100178266 gene encoding ras-related protein Rab-32-like, which gives rise to MTEQRKEYLFKVLVIGELGVGKTSVIKRYVHQIFSQHYRATIGVDFALKVVHWDGETLIRLQLWDIAGQERFGNMTRVYYREAVGAFIVFDATRASTFEAVNKWKNDLDNKVTLPDGRNIPTVLLGNKIDQMRGGLLSNKQQMDNYCDEKGFVAWFETSAKANINIDEAAKYLIDKILDNERSYSRNLPDPEALELNKDDDEKSGCCR
- the LOC100183793 gene encoding uncharacterized protein LOC100183793, which gives rise to MILLICLWQQNILQTVLVLGVWTIMHAFFMFSLSHITVTGHMSGCCDQKGAKIVGPCRLRMVQSVRALLDFSHSTIITLWALYLLATQQDDVESHAFLYLISFGFYLYESYWNVKDVFAAESNHSHPHGGVGGNESSTLRLLQNVLSAIIVALGFRAVSKEMSSWRNSVVPLLMDLHPTSSWNSPSHTQRKALANHLLSKPSGICGLITMNLMVHEVPGLFKSMLKLYRISTFNNDRLKQRSWLPGSVGNNNDVAASLGAHAWRREHDAIKTDRGAIETMLSGVHRISFIFIRVVGGFLSLGTILTTESLVRDTPYVTVAMVYHGMAVYLLGGIITAAAAWTSNHDLRRSSSWRDGRR